TATTCAGCAGAATGACCCTCCTCGGGTGAACTTCGAGCAGCGTAAGTTCGTCGGTCACGGCTTGTCCCAGATAGTAGGTCTGTACTTTGACCAACGTTTTGGCGGCTGCGTTTTCGATCACGGCGGTTCCGAGCGGGTCGGTAGGTGTGGAGGCGGCCGTTCCGTATAGCTTGAGCGAGGCCGAAGTTGGAACGACCACATTGTTGGCGGGTAGCTCTGCGTCCGCAGGCTTTCCCGTACTCCCCGCAGCCCCGAATAGACCACCGTTTACGATCGCGTCGTAGGTGGTACGTTCCGCAACACGCCGGAACTCGAGCGGTGTCGTCGCCGCAGGAGCGCTTTCAACGGGAGTTTTCGCGATAGCGCTCGTGTCGAGCATCTTCGCGCTGACCATGTAGATCACAAATGCAACAAGCAACGCCAATGACAGGTCGACTGCCATGAAGAGTTGCCGTATGAGCAAACCTTTGACCATCACTGGCCCCTACCAACAACCGAAGCTATGCAACAGCTTTCGCGACATCGCGAAGCCGCGCGGTTGGATATTATGATATGACACCATTGGCTTGATCCGGTCACTGAAGAGAGTCTTTCGTCTCTGCTTTGGCCAACCTGCGAGTCGGATCTCACATATTCCCCTGTCGACACCTTGGTGTCTGCAACGCGGGCTCAAGTTGTGCGATTCCAACACGTTCCGACCTAATTGACTAACGCCCCCCAAGGCGGCATGGTTGACGCTAGCCGGTTTGACGACACTCACAGAAATGACCTGGAACCGAGTCCGTAGCTGAGAAAAGAGTCTACCTGAGCCTCGAAATCGAAGTAAAGCAACGTCTGCAATTTTCGCGATGAAACGTTCTGGCTTTTGACCACGCTGAGGCTTCCAATTGGTGTTTTCACGAGCGTGCGCGAAGCCGTCTCGTACCAGAGCGTGGTCGTGATTGGCATAGTCTCAACGTCGCACGCGTGAACATGCTGCGTCGGCGCAGAATGCTCTCTCCCACGTTCCCGCTAGACCTGCGGCAACCGTCCAGGTGCAGGGAGATCCTAGGATTTCTTCTCAACTGGGCCGTGACGGCGCCCACAGGTTGCGGCTGCACAACTGGGCTTACATACCATATACGGTAGAGTTTGGTCTCTGAGGTTGAACCCACCCTGTCGTCGGTTGTTCCCTGCCTTAAAGCGCGTGCCAGGCCCAATACTCGGATGCAACCAGCGTTTAACGAGAATCCCCGGAAGCGGTCACCTCCGGGGACTTGATGATGCGTGTGTTGAGGAAGATAGCTTCTATTCTTGCTTCTTCTGCTCTTTATCGACTGTACGGATATACGACTTGAAGTTCTCCAGATCTACTAAAAGGCGGCCATCCTGCGGGGAAGAGGCGTCTTTGGTCTTACCGTCCGCGCCGACGGTCTTTAGTTTCAGGCCGTGCTTTTCCATTTTGGCCGATTCTTTGACAAGGCGGTTGTACGCGGGAAGAACTGTGGGAGTCACGTACTTCTCGCCGGTTTCGGCGTCGGTTTTCACGGCGAACTTGCCGACCTTTCCGCCAATACACACGTTGTCGTAGACGCGATCATCCTTAAGAAACAGGAATACGTCTTCACCTTGCTTGAACTCGGGCAGTTCCTGCGATGAGCGGCCAATTGCACCAACTCTGCCCGTAGGAAGACGTAAGTGAATCGAACCGTTCTTATTGAGTTTTCCCTTGGCTGTATCCGTCACCTTTACGATTACATCCGTGTATATCTGGAGACCGTCGTCGGTTGCAAACGTATTTGTCGACTCGACCGTACCTTCAACTATGTTGTCTGAAGCCGCTACGATGTCGGAGACATCCTCGTACGGTACGAGTTGTGCGTTCGCCAAGGGTGCAAGGGCAAACAGCAACAGGGGAAGGACCGCAGCGGAACGGCGCAATCTGCGTCCTCGTGCAACCATCGATGCCAAAAGTCCCGCCATGGCAACACTGAGCCATTCTGCGTGTACGACTACCCACTCAAGCCCTTTCATTAGCATTCTTGTCAGGGCCAATATCGTATCGTGGCGCGTTAGGAACTGCGCCAGCGTCGGCGCAACCCGGTAGTACGCATCCATGACGGCGGCGCCAACCGCATTGGATAGCAGGACCTGGTCGCGGAATTCGCGTAGCATTTTCGGCGCTTCAATGACGTTGATTCCCGAAACCACTACGTTGAGCGGGCAGGTCTGATTTTCGTCTCCGAACATCGGCCTTCCGGAAGCCAACAAGACATCCAACGTCTTGCCGGTCGTATTACTCACGATCTTTCGGGCATTCAAGTCATACCGAAGAGGCGTCCCCTGGTTGACATTTGTTAGGCCGAATATATTGCCGTTCTCACCTTCACGAAAGACTTCCGCAGGAAACTGCGAATCAAAACCAAACCCTGCACCGCGATGAATCTCATCATAGACCCCGCGCTCATCACCGCCAAAGATATCCGGAAGAAACTCACTGGAAGAGATGGTGTATGTGGGCTGGAACGTGGTTTGGCTTATCGTCTCCAACTGCTTGAATAGACCCTTCAGCCTGAAGTGACCTCGGAAATCGGTATTCACGGCGTTCTCATAGTACCCGGTGAACGTGTCAACAAACGGGACGCGTGATGTGCCCGAATTGTTGTCCGCATCGCACCACGCCCGAATCCAGGCGCCGGCAATCGGTTGCGACGGTAGATTCTGACGTGTTTGGGTCCGTACGCGCTGGTCTAAGTTGAAGAAGATATCCACGTCGGTGCGTGGATACATGAAGGTGATTCCGGCAATATCATCGGGTGCCAAGTCTTGATGTGAATCGGTAAAAGCTCCGCTTTCTTCCTTGTAGTACATGAAATCGTTGTACATGGTTGGCGTCACACCGCGTAAACCAATCGATCCGTCAAAATTCCGCAACGCCACGACCCGGTCTTCAATATTGACGCCTGCCTGGGCAGAATCGGTTGGGTCAAAATTGTTGAGAGGACTCCATCTCAGGCCAGCCACTTCTCCGCCGGCAAAAACTCCAACTCCCTTTATGATGGGACCCAAGCTCGTTGCTTCCGTGTCTCTGGCCTTTTGAGCAACCACTGTGTCGACATCAATCATCTCGCCGGCATCATAGTTGACGGTGGAATTCCCGATGACTATGGTCGTCGCTTCAAACGTATTCGTCACCAGGGTAGCGACCATCGATCCGCCAACTATACTGCCGTTATCTTCGGCGTCTTGAGTGGATTCAAACACCACCACATTAAAGGCATCGATCTGGGTAAGGTCGGCAGTTAGCTCGACAGGATCGACAATATCCTGTCCTCGAAAGAATGCCATGTAGGCCGTTGAAACCTGCTCCCACTCTTCGAATCCGGCAAAAACTTTGTCCACTTCACTGGAACTGAAACCGTCTTCTCCGTTGCCCGTTTCGAAGTTGAGCTCGACGCCTTCGTCGTCGCCGCTCACGTCTCCGTCGCCGTTCACGTCAAGCACGTCGAGCGGCCACTTGATGAACGTTAGAGCGCCTCCATTGAGAGTGTCAAAAAAGCCGTAGGGATAGAAAGCGAATGCGTGGGACGTCAGCATCATCGCCGCCATCACGCAAAATGCCAGGCGAAAGAATCTCTGGGGGTTGCTGCTCACTGTACGCATTTCCTCTCTCTCGCTTTTGGTCCAGGCCGCACGCATGCCGTAACTGAATCGTCCCATCATGACAAGGATGGGTCAGGAGGCGCAAGCCGCCCGGCGCAACTTGCGCCGAACGGCTCGGCCAATTACAAACCCAAGGGTCAACATCAATAGCAGCGAAGGCATCTCAATCGCCCACGCAACGGGAGTCAGAACCAGACGGACTAACCAGGCCAAGAATGGCGACTGCGCGACCGTGTCGGCGATAGCCGGGCTGGCCGTGTAGTACGCGTCAACCAAGGCCGTGCCGGCAGACGATTTCAGCAACACGGCGTCGCGGAACCACCGGAACGCGTCCAGATGTTCGCTGAACGGCGTACCGAAGGCAGCCGTGGCGATAAAGCAACCGCCGCCCGGCAAACCACCACCGCCCTGGAATCCACCACCGCCGCCGCCCGGAGAATTCACGTACGTGAATCCGTCGGTCAGCGTGGTCGACAGCAGCGTAGGCTGGTTTTGAACCGTTATGTCGAGTGCTCCCGTCGTCGGGAGGCCGCCCACCGGGAATCCCACGATAATCTGATTGGCCGTATACGACTGAACCGGCATCAGCGTACTGCCGAAGTACACCTTGGGATCGATAAATCCGCTTCCCGTGATGGTCACTGGGAACACGGAACTGGTACCCGAAGACGGATTGACTCCGGTGATGGACGGCGCTGTACCTCCCGAACCTCCGATGGTAAACGCGGCGTACAAACCGAACTTGCTGTTTGACGTGTTCGTAACGCGCAACGTAGCCACTGAATTGTCGTCCGGATCCATGGTCGTGCCACCCGGAATCGTCGCCGTGATGGACGTGCTACTGGAAGTAATAATCGTCAAGTTCACGCCGTCGATGGCCGCC
This DNA window, taken from Candidatus Hydrogenedentota bacterium, encodes the following:
- a CDS encoding PDZ domain-containing protein; this translates as MVKGLLIRQLFMAVDLSLALLVAFVIYMVSAKMLDTSAIAKTPVESAPAATTPLEFRRVAERTTYDAIVNGGLFGAAGSTGKPADAELPANNVVVPTSASLKLYGTAASTPTDPLGTAVIENAAAKTLVKVQTYYLGQAVTDELTLLEVHPRRVILLNKAKNQREELAMADTFMTAQTLPNTGKPGLPAGGAAAMAPAHPVIQRQEVAKVLSTSYQDLASQLNPRFQTDDQGNVLGITSDSMSSIPLLEQAGLRDGDVVESVNGTKIRSEQDLAEIFNKYSNSKTIRLGIVRGGAAQMLTVGLE